The Halomicronema hongdechloris C2206 genome includes a window with the following:
- a CDS encoding valine--tRNA ligase: protein MTATIPTLSTQYDPSVTEQKWQHYWEDKRVFQADPSTDADPYCIVIPPPNVTGSLHMGHAFEHALIDVLVRYHRMKGQNTLWLPGTDHASIAVSTLLDQELQQQGKTRADIGREAYLERAWSWKEESGGTIVSQLRKLGLSVDWSRERFTMDAGLSHAVLTAFNRLYDEGLIYRGNYMVNWCPASQSAVSDLEVENKEIEGHLWHFRYPLSDGSGHLEVATTRPETMLGDTAVAVNPDDQRYHHLIGKTLTLPIMERQIPIIADESVDASFGTGCVKVTPAHDPNDFAMGQRHNLTMITIMHKDGSLNENAGPFQGLDRFQGRQAVVDRLQEDGYLVRVEEYRHTVPYSDRGKVPVEPLLSTQWFVKIRPLADKALDYLDNHQSPQFIPERWTKVYRDWLVSLRDWCISRQLWWGHQIPAWYAISETGGELTDATPFIVAMSEEEARAKATEQFGDGVVLQQDPDVLDTWFSSGLWPFSTLGWPDENHPDFQTYYPTTTLVTGFDIIFFWVARMTMMAGHFTGTMPFETVYIHGLVRDENNKKMSKSAKNGIDPLLLIDKYGTDALRYTLVREVAGAGQDIRLEYNRKTDESPSVEASRNFTNKLWNAARFVLLNLDGETPRSLGTPDPATIELCDRWILSRFHRVISSVRVDLGNYGLGEAAKELYEFVWGDFCDWYIELVKPRLQQAGTSKRIAQQTLAHVLDGILKLLHPFIPHITEEVWHTLNQAGDEACLALQPYPQPNPASIDDALEQQFELLIGTVRTIRNLRAEAGIKPSAQIETILQSSNSEERHILQATQAYIQQLGRIETLVIEADNTIGANTTEGKHSKPERQAAMDDATIRSVSMANAWQIIQSWLNQPWAYVSQWTQDIKRPAITLLLVLILWVTLSILVAIAGAIESTPLLASAMRLIGMGYSIWFIGYNLLTRERRQQLWHNLSAWRQEIVGSFQYRRTTSISTATASTSAAEPVSRQETSPQRKLFAGVVGTVQVLIPLSGIVDVDALRLKLEKDLNKIESERQSLAQRLRNTNFVEKAPDEVVQGAREALAETEKQAAILRQRLIRL from the coding sequence ATGACGGCAACCATCCCCACTCTTTCCACTCAATACGACCCCTCTGTTACCGAGCAAAAATGGCAACATTACTGGGAAGACAAGCGAGTCTTTCAGGCGGATCCAAGCACTGACGCAGATCCCTATTGCATTGTTATCCCCCCCCCAAACGTCACTGGCAGCCTGCATATGGGCCACGCCTTCGAGCATGCCCTGATTGACGTGCTGGTGCGTTATCACCGCATGAAAGGCCAAAACACCTTGTGGTTACCCGGGACTGACCACGCCAGTATTGCCGTCAGCACCCTCTTAGATCAGGAACTACAGCAACAGGGGAAAACCCGAGCCGATATTGGCCGAGAAGCCTACCTAGAAAGGGCCTGGTCCTGGAAAGAGGAATCCGGTGGCACCATCGTCAGCCAGTTGCGCAAGCTGGGGCTCTCCGTAGACTGGAGTCGAGAGCGCTTCACCATGGATGCGGGGTTATCTCACGCCGTCTTAACAGCCTTCAACCGACTATATGACGAGGGCCTAATCTACCGGGGCAACTACATGGTCAATTGGTGCCCGGCTAGCCAATCTGCCGTCTCTGATCTAGAGGTCGAGAATAAGGAAATAGAGGGGCATCTCTGGCATTTTCGCTATCCCCTCAGTGATGGGTCTGGTCATTTAGAAGTCGCCACCACTCGACCAGAAACCATGCTGGGAGACACAGCCGTTGCTGTTAACCCTGACGACCAACGTTATCACCATCTAATCGGGAAAACCTTGACCCTGCCGATCATGGAACGGCAGATCCCTATCATTGCCGACGAGTCCGTAGATGCCAGCTTTGGTACCGGTTGCGTCAAAGTTACCCCAGCCCATGATCCGAATGACTTTGCCATGGGGCAGCGCCACAATTTGACCATGATTACCATCATGCATAAGGATGGCTCCCTGAACGAAAATGCTGGCCCATTTCAAGGTCTAGATCGCTTTCAAGGTCGCCAGGCTGTTGTTGATCGACTGCAAGAAGACGGTTACTTAGTTCGGGTCGAGGAATATCGCCACACAGTCCCCTACAGCGATCGCGGCAAAGTCCCTGTCGAACCTCTACTGTCCACCCAGTGGTTCGTTAAAATCCGTCCCTTGGCAGACAAAGCCTTAGATTATCTAGATAATCATCAGTCTCCCCAATTTATTCCGGAGCGGTGGACCAAAGTCTATCGAGACTGGCTCGTTAGCTTACGAGATTGGTGCATTTCCCGCCAACTCTGGTGGGGCCATCAGATTCCTGCCTGGTATGCCATCAGTGAAACTGGAGGAGAGCTGACCGATGCGACCCCCTTCATCGTGGCCATGAGCGAAGAAGAGGCCAGAGCCAAAGCCACTGAGCAGTTTGGCGATGGCGTCGTCCTACAGCAAGATCCCGATGTCTTAGACACCTGGTTTTCATCAGGACTATGGCCCTTCTCTACCCTAGGCTGGCCTGACGAAAACCATCCGGATTTCCAAACCTACTATCCCACCACCACCCTAGTCACTGGGTTTGACATCATCTTTTTCTGGGTCGCCCGTATGACCATGATGGCAGGCCATTTCACCGGCACCATGCCCTTTGAAACGGTCTACATCCATGGATTGGTGCGGGATGAAAACAACAAAAAAATGTCTAAGTCAGCCAAGAACGGGATTGATCCGCTGTTGCTGATTGATAAGTACGGCACCGATGCCCTGCGCTATACCCTAGTGCGAGAGGTAGCTGGGGCCGGCCAGGATATTCGCCTGGAGTACAACCGCAAAACCGACGAATCGCCGTCAGTAGAGGCCTCACGTAACTTTACCAATAAGCTATGGAATGCGGCCCGGTTCGTATTGCTGAATTTAGATGGCGAAACTCCCCGATCCTTAGGCACTCCTGACCCAGCAACGATAGAACTATGCGATCGCTGGATTCTCTCTCGTTTTCACAGAGTCATCTCCAGCGTCCGCGTAGATCTAGGCAATTATGGCCTGGGAGAAGCTGCTAAAGAGCTGTACGAGTTCGTTTGGGGTGATTTTTGCGACTGGTATATCGAACTGGTTAAACCTCGTCTACAGCAGGCTGGAACCTCCAAGCGAATTGCTCAACAAACTCTAGCCCATGTCTTAGATGGCATTCTGAAGCTACTGCATCCCTTCATTCCCCATATCACAGAAGAAGTGTGGCATACTCTCAATCAGGCTGGAGACGAAGCCTGCCTGGCCTTACAACCCTATCCCCAACCTAATCCAGCGTCGATCGATGACGCCCTAGAGCAGCAATTCGAGTTACTCATTGGTACTGTTCGCACTATCCGTAATTTGCGGGCTGAAGCCGGTATCAAACCGTCAGCTCAGATCGAGACAATTCTTCAAAGTAGCAATTCAGAGGAGCGCCACATTCTGCAGGCAACCCAAGCCTATATTCAACAATTGGGTCGCATAGAAACCTTAGTAATCGAGGCAGACAACACGATTGGGGCTAACACAACTGAGGGCAAGCACTCTAAACCTGAGCGCCAGGCGGCCATGGATGATGCAACCATCAGATCTGTTTCCATGGCCAACGCCTGGCAGATTATACAGTCCTGGCTGAATCAACCTTGGGCCTACGTCAGTCAATGGACACAAGATATCAAACGGCCCGCAATTACTCTGTTACTGGTCCTCATACTCTGGGTCACTCTGAGCATTCTGGTTGCCATTGCTGGTGCCATTGAGAGCACCCCTCTATTGGCATCTGCCATGAGATTGATTGGAATGGGCTACTCCATCTGGTTCATTGGCTATAATCTCCTGACTAGAGAACGACGCCAGCAGCTCTGGCATAACCTATCGGCCTGGCGTCAGGAGATTGTTGGCTCCTTCCAATACAGGAGAACCACCTCTATATCAACTGCAACTGCTTCAACTTCAGCAGCAGAACCAGTTTCTAGGCAGGAAACATCGCCACAGCGCAAGCTCTTTGCGGGGGTTGTGGGTACCGTACAAGTCCTAATTCCCCTCAGTGGCATTGTCGATGTAGATGCTCTACGTCTCAAACTAGAAAAAGATCTCAATAAGATAGAAAGCGAACGACAATCCCTTGCACAGCGCCTGCGTAACACTAACTTTGTGGAAAAGGCCCCAGATGAAGTAGTTCAGGGAGCAAGAGAGGCTCTGGCTGAAACCGAGAAACAAGCCGCTATCTTGAGGCAGCGCCTGATTCGGCTCTGA
- a CDS encoding CO2 hydration protein, whose protein sequence is MTKTVPTQETPTNHPLEIYINRLLQGEALLPDTETNLIEVVGILKSYGVVLDAYSNNLIYIAEHQFLRLFPFFKYFNGELTLAKLLRHWWHDRINYEYAEYCMRTMLWHGGGGLDDYLDSAEFAQTCEQAIQAKIKANPLMQALHRLFPDFLPEQVRQAAYYSGLGQFWRVMSDIFIALAARYERRDITTIPAVVDHIKAGLVAAASTPITYAVTIEEHTYDLLPASANLTFLGDTAVPYVEAIFFRGTPFLGTVSYNAQAQQIPPDQGRFEYGALYADPVPTGGAGIPPTLLMQDMRHFLPDYLLQLYRNSLRGEDDIRVQICQSFQKSMFCVTTAALMGLLPYSPNTSTPQEQQANRAFLQGWMDRLVSSRLAIVQLG, encoded by the coding sequence ATGACCAAAACTGTACCCACCCAGGAGACACCAACGAACCATCCCCTAGAGATCTACATCAACCGTCTGCTCCAGGGAGAGGCCCTCCTGCCCGATACTGAGACCAACTTGATCGAGGTCGTCGGCATTCTCAAGAGTTATGGTGTTGTTCTCGATGCCTACTCAAACAACTTAATCTACATTGCCGAGCATCAGTTTCTACGGCTATTTCCCTTCTTCAAATACTTCAATGGTGAGCTCACCCTAGCCAAACTGCTGCGCCACTGGTGGCATGATCGGATCAATTACGAATATGCCGAATACTGCATGCGCACCATGCTTTGGCATGGCGGAGGCGGCCTCGATGACTATCTTGACTCGGCCGAGTTTGCCCAAACCTGTGAGCAGGCCATCCAAGCCAAAATCAAAGCTAATCCCCTGATGCAAGCTCTGCATCGCCTATTCCCTGACTTCCTACCAGAGCAAGTGCGCCAGGCCGCCTATTACAGTGGTCTAGGACAGTTTTGGCGGGTTATGAGCGATATCTTTATCGCTCTCGCTGCTCGCTATGAGCGACGAGACATTACCACCATCCCAGCCGTCGTCGATCACATCAAGGCAGGGCTAGTTGCAGCAGCGAGTACCCCGATCACCTACGCCGTCACCATCGAGGAGCACACCTATGACCTGCTGCCAGCCTCCGCTAACCTGACCTTTCTAGGCGATACCGCTGTCCCCTACGTGGAAGCCATTTTCTTCCGAGGGACTCCTTTTCTTGGCACCGTCTCCTACAATGCCCAAGCTCAGCAAATCCCCCCTGATCAAGGCCGATTTGAATATGGCGCCCTCTACGCTGATCCAGTGCCCACTGGCGGTGCCGGTATTCCTCCCACCCTGCTGATGCAAGATATGCGGCACTTCCTGCCCGACTACCTACTGCAGCTGTATCGAAACAGCTTGCGGGGAGAAGATGACATCCGGGTGCAGATCTGCCAAAGCTTTCAAAAGTCGATGTTCTGCGTCACTACAGCTGCTCTGATGGGGCTGTTGCCCTACTCACCTAATACCTCCACTCCCCAGGAGCAACAAGCCAATCGCGCCTTCCTGCAGGGTTGGATGGACCGCTTAGTCTCTTCCCGCCTAGCCATCGTCCAGCTGGGGTAG
- a CDS encoding NADH-quinone oxidoreductase subunit M — protein sequence MLSALILIPALGALVISLWPETNPIKPRQLSLGILSIALIWTVTLGLQFDVLTPTLQFQESLPWIETLGLTYQLGVDGLSLPLVFINSLLSLIAVYSSSPEQRRPRLYFSLMLLINGAVAGAFLAQNLLLFFLFYEIELIPLYLLIAIWGGARRGYAATKFLIYTALSGILILGAFLGLGWLSGGATFDYSPLLSQSLPLVQQLILLATLLVGFGIKIPLFPFHTWLPDAHVEASTPVSVLLAGVLLKLGTYGMVRFGLGLFPSAWEYLAPWLATWAVISVLYGSLAAIAQQDMKKMVAYSSIGHMGYILLATAAANPLSLLGTVFQMVSHGLISGLLFLLVGIVYHKTGTRDLTVLRGLLNPERGLPIVGSLMILGVMASAGIPGMVGFIAEFIVFRGSLLSFPVQTLLCMVGSGLTAVYFLLLVNRAFFGRLAIAPLSPTPQIDINLPRVLWRDRIPAVVLASIIVLLGLQPSLMLRWSENTALAMRRPATATVAQLSTCADQRCHP from the coding sequence ATGCTTAGCGCCTTAATCTTAATTCCCGCCCTCGGAGCACTGGTGATTAGTCTCTGGCCAGAGACTAATCCGATTAAGCCACGACAACTGTCCCTAGGGATTCTATCCATTGCTCTGATCTGGACAGTTACTTTAGGGTTGCAATTTGATGTGCTGACCCCAACACTGCAATTTCAAGAATCATTGCCCTGGATTGAAACACTAGGGTTGACTTACCAGCTCGGGGTTGATGGACTCTCGTTACCCTTGGTCTTCATTAATAGCCTACTGAGCCTGATTGCAGTCTATAGCAGTTCTCCGGAGCAGCGACGACCGCGGCTATATTTTTCGCTGATGTTGCTGATTAATGGAGCTGTGGCTGGCGCATTTTTGGCTCAGAACCTACTGCTGTTCTTCTTGTTTTATGAAATCGAGCTGATTCCTCTCTATCTATTAATCGCTATTTGGGGGGGAGCTCGCCGCGGCTATGCTGCCACCAAGTTTTTAATTTATACAGCCCTATCTGGCATTTTAATTCTGGGCGCCTTCCTGGGCCTGGGGTGGCTATCAGGAGGGGCTACCTTTGACTACAGCCCGTTACTTTCCCAGTCTTTGCCCCTGGTTCAGCAGTTGATCTTACTCGCCACGCTACTCGTGGGCTTTGGTATCAAGATTCCGTTATTTCCGTTTCACACTTGGTTACCTGATGCCCATGTGGAGGCCTCAACACCAGTGTCTGTACTCCTGGCTGGGGTGTTGCTGAAATTAGGAACCTATGGCATGGTCCGTTTTGGTCTGGGGTTGTTTCCATCGGCCTGGGAATACCTGGCTCCTTGGCTGGCGACATGGGCCGTAATTAGCGTGCTCTATGGGTCTTTAGCAGCCATTGCCCAGCAAGATATGAAGAAGATGGTGGCTTACAGTTCCATTGGCCATATGGGGTATATCCTCCTGGCCACAGCAGCGGCTAACCCCTTGAGCCTCTTGGGCACTGTATTTCAAATGGTTAGCCATGGTCTGATTTCAGGGCTGCTCTTCCTGTTGGTAGGCATTGTTTACCACAAGACTGGTACTCGAGATCTGACAGTTTTGAGGGGACTGCTGAATCCTGAGCGGGGCTTGCCAATTGTCGGGTCTTTGATGATCTTGGGTGTAATGGCTAGTGCCGGTATTCCTGGCATGGTCGGGTTTATTGCCGAATTCATCGTGTTCCGCGGCAGCCTCCTGTCTTTCCCTGTGCAAACTCTACTGTGTATGGTGGGGTCTGGCCTGACTGCGGTGTATTTCTTGCTGCTAGTCAATCGAGCTTTCTTTGGTCGTCTTGCGATCGCACCTCTCTCGCCTACCCCTCAGATAGATATCAATCTACCTCGAGTCCTCTGGCGCGATCGCATCCCCGCCGTGGTGCTTGCCAGCATCATCGTCCTACTGGGCCTGCAACCCAGCTTAATGCTGCGCTGGAGCGAGAATACAGCCCTGGCCATGCGACGACCTGCCACTGCCACCGTTGCCCAGCTTTCAACCTGTGCTGATCAGAGGTGTCACCCATGA
- a CDS encoding NAD(P)H-quinone oxidoreductase subunit F, translating to MTQFLIESSWLLPVYGLLGAIAALPWSTGWIRRTGPRPAAYLNILITALAFIHDLLIFQGIWNEGSQELVLPWLQVADLKLSLALDLSVLNLGAVGLITGLSLLAQIYALGYLDKDWALARFYSLMGFFEAAMSGVVLSSSLFLAYSLLEMLTLSTYLLVGFWYAQPLVVTAARDAFLTKRIGDVLLLMGVITLSALAGDLNFNHLYEWVKTADLAPLSATLLGLALIAGPTGKCAQFPLHLWLDEAMEGPNPASILRNSVVVTCGAYVLIRLQPIVVLSPIALDALVAIGAVTAIGASLVALAQVDLKRTLSYSTSAYLGLVFIAVGTEWPGVALMILLTHAVAKALIFMSVGAIILTTNNQNITELGGLTRKMPATTLAYIVGGLGMVGMLPLGCFWGLRLGIDFLWQEHPYLVGIFLLVSGLTSLNLVRVFRLIFLGEAQPKSRRAPEVQWPMAVPMVILIVFTLLVPVLLQRLSLLPPGQYINKTAMALLIASSWLGALIGATIPLNRALSRSLNRPLRVLQDLLAYDFYTERIYRNTVVLAVGTLSRLSNWVDRYIVDGFVNAIGLVSLFSGESLKYSISGQSQLYLFTIVVGVGLFGLLMTWSLW from the coding sequence ATGACGCAGTTTTTGATTGAGTCGAGTTGGTTATTACCGGTTTATGGCCTGCTGGGTGCGATCGCAGCATTGCCCTGGTCAACGGGATGGATCCGTCGCACTGGACCGCGTCCGGCGGCTTATCTAAATATCTTGATAACAGCCCTGGCCTTCATCCATGATTTATTAATTTTCCAGGGTATTTGGAACGAAGGCTCCCAGGAACTCGTGCTTCCTTGGCTCCAGGTAGCCGATCTGAAATTAAGTCTGGCCCTGGATCTATCGGTTCTGAACCTAGGAGCAGTGGGGTTGATTACGGGCTTAAGTCTCTTGGCTCAGATCTATGCGTTGGGCTACCTAGATAAGGATTGGGCCCTGGCTCGCTTCTACTCTCTAATGGGGTTTTTCGAGGCAGCTATGAGTGGGGTTGTCCTCAGCAGTTCCTTATTTTTAGCCTACTCGCTGCTGGAGATGCTAACCCTATCTACCTATTTGTTGGTAGGGTTCTGGTATGCCCAGCCCTTAGTTGTTACAGCTGCTCGCGATGCCTTTCTAACCAAGCGTATCGGTGACGTGTTATTGCTGATGGGGGTGATTACCCTATCGGCCTTGGCTGGGGATCTGAATTTTAATCATCTCTACGAATGGGTAAAGACAGCCGATCTAGCCCCCCTAAGCGCCACCCTGCTCGGGTTAGCCCTAATTGCAGGCCCCACGGGTAAGTGTGCCCAATTTCCTCTGCATCTATGGCTAGATGAAGCCATGGAAGGTCCCAATCCAGCCTCCATTTTGAGAAATTCTGTGGTGGTGACCTGTGGCGCCTATGTGCTGATTCGCTTACAGCCCATCGTCGTGCTATCTCCCATTGCCCTTGATGCCCTAGTGGCTATTGGTGCGGTAACCGCTATTGGGGCTTCCTTGGTTGCCTTAGCCCAGGTTGACCTAAAGCGCACCCTATCCTACTCCACTAGTGCCTATCTGGGCCTCGTGTTTATTGCCGTTGGCACCGAATGGCCTGGCGTTGCCTTGATGATCCTCCTGACCCATGCCGTCGCCAAAGCTCTAATTTTCATGAGTGTAGGGGCGATTATTCTGACCACCAATAATCAGAACATTACCGAATTAGGCGGGCTCACCAGAAAGATGCCGGCCACCACGCTGGCTTACATCGTCGGTGGGCTGGGCATGGTCGGTATGCTGCCCCTGGGATGCTTTTGGGGGCTGCGCCTAGGCATTGACTTCCTCTGGCAGGAACATCCTTATCTGGTGGGGATTTTTCTCTTAGTCAGTGGCCTGACTAGCCTTAATCTGGTGCGGGTATTTCGACTGATTTTCCTGGGAGAGGCGCAACCCAAGAGCCGACGAGCCCCCGAGGTACAATGGCCCATGGCCGTTCCCATGGTGATCTTGATCGTCTTTACGCTGTTAGTTCCTGTCTTGCTGCAGCGATTATCCCTACTGCCCCCCGGGCAGTACATCAATAAAACTGCCATGGCATTACTGATCGCATCGAGTTGGCTTGGAGCCCTGATTGGTGCCACAATCCCTCTAAATCGAGCCCTATCGCGCTCCCTCAATCGCCCGCTGCGAGTCTTGCAGGATTTGCTGGCCTACGATTTCTATACTGAGCGCATCTACCGCAATACAGTTGTTTTGGCAGTCGGCACCTTATCTCGACTGAGCAATTGGGTCGATCGCTACATTGTCGATGGCTTCGTCAATGCCATCGGTCTGGTCTCCCTGTTTAGTGGAGAGAGTCTCAAATACAGTATTTCTGGTCAATCTCAACTATATCTCTTCACGATTGTGGTGGGGGTTGGCCTCTTTGGTCTGTTAATGACGTGGTCACTTTGGTAA
- a CDS encoding carbon dioxide-concentrating mechanism protein CcmK, protein MPIAVGMIETKGFPAVVEAADAMVKAARVTLVGYEKIGSGRVTVIVRGDVSEVQASVAAGIESAKRVNGGEVLSTHIIARPHENLEFVLPIRYTEAVEQFRT, encoded by the coding sequence ATGCCAATTGCTGTTGGAATGATTGAGACGAAGGGCTTTCCGGCCGTGGTAGAAGCTGCAGATGCCATGGTCAAAGCTGCTCGAGTCACGTTGGTCGGCTACGAAAAGATCGGTAGTGGCCGTGTCACTGTCATCGTGCGGGGCGACGTCTCCGAGGTGCAGGCCTCTGTTGCCGCTGGGATCGAATCTGCTAAGCGAGTTAATGGAGGGGAAGTGCTATCCACCCATATCATTGCTCGTCCCCACGAGAACCTGGAGTTTGTCTTGCCGATTCGCTATACCGAAGCGGTCGAGCAATTTAGGACTTGA
- a CDS encoding carbon dioxide-concentrating mechanism protein CcmK, translated as MAIAVGMVETLGFPAVVEAADAMVKAARVTLVGYEKIGSGRVTVIVRGDVSEVQASVAAGIENVKRVNGGQVLSTHIIARPHENLEFVLPIRYTEAVEQFRESVSGIRPYGR; from the coding sequence ATGGCAATCGCAGTTGGTATGGTAGAAACCCTCGGTTTTCCGGCCGTGGTAGAAGCCGCAGACGCTATGGTGAAGGCGGCCCGGGTGACCCTAGTTGGCTACGAGAAAATTGGTAGTGGCCGTGTCACCGTCATTGTGCGGGGTGATGTGTCTGAGGTGCAGGCCTCGGTCGCAGCAGGCATTGAAAACGTCAAACGAGTAAACGGTGGGCAAGTGCTATCTACCCACATCATTGCTCGTCCCCACGAGAACCTGGAATTTGTCCTTCCCATTCGCTACACCGAAGCGGTTGAGCAATTTAGGGAAAGTGTTTCAGGTATTCGGCCCTACGGACGGTAA
- a CDS encoding EutN/CcmL family microcompartment protein — MLLAKVRGTVVSTCKEPTLSGVKFLLVQLLNEAGELLPEYEVAADVVGAGNGEWVLISRGSGARQHEGYFERPLDATIVAIVDTVSLDGGNLYSKREDFS; from the coding sequence ATGCTGCTTGCTAAAGTTCGTGGCACGGTTGTCAGTACGTGCAAGGAGCCGACGCTTAGTGGGGTAAAGTTTCTGCTGGTGCAGCTCCTTAACGAAGCTGGTGAACTCCTGCCGGAGTATGAAGTGGCTGCCGATGTGGTCGGGGCTGGCAATGGTGAGTGGGTACTCATCAGCCGCGGTAGTGGTGCTCGCCAACATGAAGGGTATTTCGAGCGCCCACTCGATGCCACGATCGTTGCAATCGTAGATACGGTCAGCCTCGACGGCGGCAACCTCTACAGCAAGCGGGAAGACTTTAGCTAG
- a CDS encoding ribulose bisphosphate carboxylase small subunit has product MVVRSTAAPSLSQELAEPNIHTRAYIHPFSQVIGDICIEADVYVAPGTSIRADEGAPFFIGEATTIQNGVVIHGLKQGRVLGEDQVPYSVWIGPRSCITHKVLIHGPAYIGEECFIGFRSTIFNARLGQGCIVMMHALVQDVEVPPGKFVPSGVTVTTQDEADRLPDVRATDLELAQEISGDNHGLRSRDFRSEQAFASQPVHSHHHYSSSKQVEGLSSKAQHSRHATNERDGLSTMQSQNLTPEIIQQVRQYLRQGYRIGTEHADVRRYRSNVWKTCAPIQSSRESEVLAALEGCMAEHSNEYVRMFGIDPQAKRRVAPVTIQRPDGKPVHLNGKATAVPAKGVANSRSGQAMAPGRLPAEVVSQVRQYLSQGYHIGTEHADARRYRSNVWKTCAPIQSSRESEVLAALEGCMAEHSNEYVRMFGIDPQAKRRVAPITIQRPDGKPIHLNGKGTAAPATSSATTSSGSSSGSAATRSVLPAEVVQQVRRHLSQGYRIGTEHADARRYRSNVWRTCAPIQSNRESEVLSALEQCLADHQGEYVRLFGIDPQANRRVAPVTIQRPGDEPMTPSSSPASVAPAAASPSAPDQTSNNGARASSSLGDELVQQVNQLINQGYRIGLEHADARRYRSGAWRSSPPLDGQRPNEVLSALTSRLQDYSGEYVRLVGIDPQAKRRVLETTIQRP; this is encoded by the coding sequence ATGGTTGTCCGCAGTACAGCGGCACCTTCGTTATCTCAGGAGCTAGCCGAACCTAATATCCACACTAGGGCTTACATTCATCCGTTCTCCCAGGTGATTGGCGATATTTGCATTGAAGCGGATGTCTATGTAGCACCGGGTACCTCCATTCGAGCCGATGAAGGTGCACCATTTTTTATTGGCGAAGCCACCACTATTCAGAATGGGGTGGTTATCCATGGCTTGAAGCAAGGTCGGGTACTTGGAGAAGACCAGGTGCCCTATTCGGTATGGATTGGGCCACGGTCCTGTATTACCCATAAAGTGCTGATTCATGGCCCAGCTTATATCGGTGAGGAGTGCTTTATAGGATTTCGTTCAACTATTTTTAATGCCCGCCTGGGGCAGGGCTGTATCGTCATGATGCATGCCCTAGTTCAGGATGTGGAAGTTCCGCCGGGAAAATTTGTGCCCTCGGGTGTGACTGTGACAACTCAAGATGAAGCGGATCGGTTGCCAGATGTACGGGCTACCGATTTGGAGTTAGCTCAAGAAATTTCAGGGGACAATCATGGACTGCGTTCGAGGGATTTCCGGAGTGAACAGGCTTTCGCCAGCCAACCGGTTCATAGTCATCATCATTACTCTTCTTCAAAACAGGTAGAGGGGCTTTCGTCTAAGGCCCAGCATTCTCGACATGCAACAAACGAACGCGATGGATTGAGTACGATGCAATCTCAAAATTTGACTCCAGAGATCATTCAGCAAGTGCGACAGTACCTCCGTCAGGGCTATCGCATTGGCACTGAGCATGCTGATGTTCGCCGCTACCGCAGTAATGTCTGGAAGACCTGTGCTCCCATTCAATCCAGCCGCGAGTCAGAAGTATTGGCGGCCTTAGAAGGTTGTATGGCTGAGCACAGCAATGAATACGTGCGCATGTTCGGCATCGATCCCCAGGCCAAGCGGCGGGTGGCACCGGTGACCATTCAACGGCCTGATGGCAAGCCAGTGCACCTGAATGGCAAGGCAACGGCTGTTCCGGCTAAGGGAGTAGCTAACTCCCGTAGTGGCCAGGCCATGGCCCCAGGAAGGCTGCCGGCAGAGGTGGTTAGCCAGGTACGACAGTATCTGAGCCAGGGCTATCACATTGGTACTGAGCATGCCGATGCTCGCCGCTACCGCAGTAATGTCTGGAAGACCTGTGCTCCCATTCAATCTAGCCGTGAGTCAGAAGTACTGGCGGCCTTAGAAGGTTGTATGGCTGAGCACAGCAATGAATACGTGCGCATGTTCGGCATCGATCCCCAGGCTAAGCGGCGGGTAGCGCCGATAACGATCCAACGGCCTGATGGTAAGCCAATTCATCTCAATGGCAAGGGGACTGCTGCTCCTGCCACCAGCTCGGCTACGACATCTAGTGGCTCATCTAGTGGCTCAGCGGCGACCCGGAGTGTACTACCGGCCGAGGTGGTGCAGCAAGTCAGGCGGCACCTGAGTCAGGGCTATCGCATCGGCACTGAGCATGCCGATGCCCGTCGCTATCGCAGCAATGTTTGGAGGACTTGTGCCCCGATTCAATCAAATCGTGAGTCTGAGGTGTTATCGGCCCTAGAGCAATGTCTGGCGGACCACCAGGGTGAATATGTGCGGCTGTTTGGAATTGATCCCCAGGCTAATCGGCGGGTGGCACCGGTAACGATTCAGCGACCTGGGGATGAGCCGATGACCCCGTCCTCTTCTCCTGCGTCGGTAGCCCCTGCTGCAGCCTCTCCATCTGCGCCTGATCAAACCAGTAATAATGGGGCTAGGGCCTCGTCTTCCCTAGGGGATGAGCTGGTGCAGCAGGTTAACCAACTGATTAACCAGGGGTATCGCATCGGCTTAGAACATGCAGATGCCCGCCGCTACCGTAGTGGGGCTTGGCGCAGTAGTCCTCCCTTAGATGGACAACGTCCCAACGAAGTGCTGTCGGCGTTAACGAGTCGGCTGCAGGATTACAGTGGCGAATATGTCCGCTTGGTAGGGATTGATCCCCAAGCGAAGCGCCGTGTGTTAGAGACGACGATCCAGCGTCCGTAG